DNA sequence from the Neisseria mucosa genome:
GTTTGACGGTTTCCCACGCACATTGGCACAAGCCGAAGCGATGGTTGAAGCAGGCGTGGATTTGGACGCGGTTGTTGAAATCGACGTACCCGACAGCGTGATTGTCGACCGCATGAGTGGTCGCCGCGTGCATTTGGCTTCCGGCCGTACTTACCATGTTACCTACAATCCGCCTAAAGTCGAAGGCAAAGACGACGTAACCGGCGAAGATTTGATTCAACGCGATGACGACAAAGAAGAAACCGTGAAAAAACGCCTTGCCGTTTACCACGAGCAAACCGAAGTTTTGGTTGATTTTTACAGCAAACTGGAAGGCGAACACGCGCCGAAATACATCAAAGTTGACGGCACCCAAGCAGTAGAAGCCGTGAAAGCCGAAGTATTGAAAGGTTTGGGCAAATAAGTTTTGCCGAAGTAAAATCATGAGGCCGTCTGAAAAAATATTTTCAGACGGCCTTTTCATATTATTGTATGAGGATCAACTGAATTTTTGTTCTAGTTCTTTTGCTAGAGTCCATCCTGCTGCTTCAAGTAATGCAACAGAAATAGTTGGTGCAACAACGCTGCCTAAGCCTGGAATTAATTTTGAAAGTTCTTTTGCCATTGTTTTTATGGGTTGTTTTAACATGGTATTTTTAATTGCAGCAATAGCCATTGCCTTGGCAGCTGCTTCGGTCATATTGCCACCAAAAACAGCACAAAGACTTGTGCACATGGTAGTCATTGTAACCATATCTGTAGCGATACCCAGTCCTGGTACTGGTATGGCGTTGCCTGCGGCAGCAGCAATTGCATGAGAATGAATAATTTTATGGCATTTTGATTCTTGGTCTGGTGTCATGGTTTTCTCACAATAGGTAAAGTATAAAATCATTAAATACTACGTTATTCGTAGTAAATAATCAAGAGAAATATACGAGATTCGTAACTTTGATTTTTAGGATAGAAGTTATGAATTTACAAGAAATTTTTACAAGGCGATTTAAGGAAGCAAGAAAAGCAAAAAATTTGACGCAGGAGAAGCTGGGACTGGCGATAGGATTAGATGAGTTTGTGGCAAGTACGCGTATTAATCGTTATGAGAAAGGAAATCATCAGCCTGATTTGAATACTTTGCAGAAAATTGCTGAAGTATTGGAAGTTCCACCAGCCTTTTTTTTCAGCGATGATGAATTTTCTGTAAAAATTTTAGATTTATATAAGAATAATTAAGGTATGTTGTGATGAGGCCGTTTGAAAAAATATTTTCAGACGGCCTTTTGTGTACAAAAGCTGTTAAAATCGAAGCTATAACCGTTTATCCGCAGGCATCTTATGAATCCCTTAATCTCCGACTTCCAAACCCAGCAACAACGCACTCCCGTCATCGTCGCCCTTGATTTTGCCAACGAAAAAGACACGCTCGGATTTGTCCGCAATCTTGACCCGACATTGTGTCAAATCAAAATCGGCAAAGAGCTGTTTACCGCGACCGGCCGCAATTTGGCGGAAAGCTTAATCAATCAAGGTTTCAAACTTTTCCTCGATTTGAAATACCACGATATTCCCCACACCGTCGCTCAGGCATGCAAAGTTGCCGCCGATATGGGCGTTTGGATGGTCGATATGCACGCATCGGGCGGCCGCCGCATGATGGAAGCCGCCGTAGAAGCCGTTGCCGGATATCACACCAAGCCGCTTTTGATCGGTGTAACCGTGTTGACCAGCATGGAACAAAGCGACTTGGCCGAAATCGGTTTGAACATCGCCCCTGAAGAACAAGTCATCCGCTTGGCGAAACTGGCGCAAAGTTCAGGCTTGGACGGCGTGGTATGTTCTGCTCAAGAAGCCGCACCGTTGCGCCGCGAATTAGGACAAGATTTTGTCTTGGTTACGCCGGGTATCCGCTTGGACGTTGCCGGCAACAACGACGATCAACGCCGCATCATGACACCGGCCGAAGCATTGGCGGCAGGCTCGACTTATCTGGTAATGGGCCGTCCGGTAACCAAAGCTGCCGATCCGGTAGCCGTATTGCGCGAAGTGAATCGCGTAGCAAACGCTTAAGGAGTCTGAATATGAGAGCCATCATCATCGGAGC
Encoded proteins:
- the adk gene encoding adenylate kinase, coding for MKVLLLGAPGAGKGTQAQFITAAFGIPQISTGDMLRAAIKAGTPLGLEAKKIIDEGGLVRDDIIIGMVKERIAQDDCKNGFLFDGFPRTLAQAEAMVEAGVDLDAVVEIDVPDSVIVDRMSGRRVHLASGRTYHVTYNPPKVEGKDDVTGEDLIQRDDDKEETVKKRLAVYHEQTEVLVDFYSKLEGEHAPKYIKVDGTQAVEAVKAEVLKGLGK
- a CDS encoding helix-turn-helix domain-containing protein is translated as MNLQEIFTRRFKEARKAKNLTQEKLGLAIGLDEFVASTRINRYEKGNHQPDLNTLQKIAEVLEVPPAFFFSDDEFSVKILDLYKNN
- the pyrF gene encoding orotidine-5'-phosphate decarboxylase, translated to MNPLISDFQTQQQRTPVIVALDFANEKDTLGFVRNLDPTLCQIKIGKELFTATGRNLAESLINQGFKLFLDLKYHDIPHTVAQACKVAADMGVWMVDMHASGGRRMMEAAVEAVAGYHTKPLLIGVTVLTSMEQSDLAEIGLNIAPEEQVIRLAKLAQSSGLDGVVCSAQEAAPLRRELGQDFVLVTPGIRLDVAGNNDDQRRIMTPAEALAAGSTYLVMGRPVTKAADPVAVLREVNRVANA